From Bos taurus isolate L1 Dominette 01449 registration number 42190680 breed Hereford chromosome 29, ARS-UCD2.0, whole genome shotgun sequence, a single genomic window includes:
- the GPR137 gene encoding integral membrane protein GPR137 codes for MESNLSGLVPAAGLVPALPPAVTLGLTAAYTTLYALLFFSVYAQLWLVLLYGHKRLSYQTVFLALCLLWAALRTTLFSFYFRDTPRANHLGPLPFWLLYCCPVCLQFFTLTLMNLYFAQVVFKAKAKRRPEMSRGLLAVRGAFVGASLLFLLVNVLCAMLSRRRRAQPWALLLVRVLVSDSLFVICALSLAACLCLVARRAPSTSIYLEAKGTSVCQAAAMGGAMVLLYASRACYNLAALALAPRSRLDAFDYDWYNVSDQADLVNDLGNKGYLVFGLILFVWELLPTTLLVGFFRVHRPPQDLSTSRILNGQVFGSRSYFFDRAHCEDEGCSWEHSRGESTSMSGSLGSSSWYGTIGREPGWCGGSQTRTTPLLFSQVLGPGGHHHSLYSTPQT; via the exons ATGGAGAGTAACCTGTCTGGCTTGGTGCCTGCTGCTGGGCTGGTACCTGCGCTGCCGCCCGCCGTGACCCTGGGGCTGACTGCGGCCTACACCACCCTGTACGCCCTGCTCTTCTTCTCGGTCTATGCCCAGCTCTGGCTGGTACTCCTGTATGGGCACAAGCGTCTCAGCTATCAGACGGTGTTCCTGGCGCTCTGTCTGCTCTGGGCTGCCCTGCGTACCACCCTGTTCTCTTTCTACTTTCGAGACACACCCCGAGCCAACCACCTGGGGCCCCTGCCCTTTTGGCTTCTCTACTGCTGTCCTGTCTGCCTGCAGTTCTTCACACTGACGCTCATGAACCTCTACTTTGCTCAG GTGGTGTTCAAAGCCAAGGCAAAGCGTCGGCCAGAGATGAGCCGAGGCTT GCTGGCTGTCCGAGGGGCCTTCGTGGGGGCCTCGCTGCTCTTTCTGCTGGTGAATGTGCTGTGCGCCATGCTGTCCCGCCGGCGCCGGGCACAGCCCTGGGCCCTCCTGCTGGTGCGTGTCCTGGTGAGCGACTCCCTGTTTGTTATCTGCGCACTCTCTCTTGCCGCCTGCCTCTGCCTTGTGGCCCGGCGGGCCCCCTCCACCAGCATCTACCTGGAGGCCAAG GGGACCAGTGTGTGCCAGGCAGCTGCAATGGGTGGCGCCATGGTCCTGCTCTATGCCAGCCGGGCCTGCTACAACCTGGCAGCCCTGGCCTTGGCCCCCCGGAGCCGGCTGGACGCCTTCGATTACGACTGGTACAACGTCTCTGATCAG GCGGACCTGGTGAACGACCTGGGGAACAAAGGCTACCTGGTGTTTGGCCTCATCCTCTTTGTGTGGGAGCTGCTGCCCACCACCCTGCTGGTGGGCTTCTTCCGGGTACATCGGCCCCCGCAGGACCTG AGCACCAGCCGCATCCTCAACGGGCAGGTCTTTGGCTCCCGTTCCTACTTCTTCGACCGGGCACACTGCGAGGATGAGGGCTGCTCTTGGGAGCATAGCCGGGGTGAGAGCACCAG CATGTCAGGCAGCCTAGGCTCCAGCAGCTGGTATGGCACCATCGGGCGGGAACCAGGCTGGTGTGGAGGCAGCCAGACTCGGACCACGCCCCTGCTCTTCTCCCAGGTTCTGGGACCAGGCGGCCACCACCACAGTCTCTACTCCACCCCACAGACGTGA
- the KCNK4 gene encoding potassium channel subfamily K member 4 isoform X1: protein MTAAPQEPPAQPPQAGSGVGRAPGRAMRSTTLLALLALVLLYLVSGALVFQALEQPHEQQAQRELGEVREKFLRAHPCVSDQDLGLFIKDVADALGGGANPDTNSTSNSNHSAWDLGSAFFFSGTIITTIGYGNAALRTDAGRLFCIFYALVGIPLFGILLAGVGDRLGSSLRRGIGHIEAIFLKWHVPPGLVRILSAVLFLLIGCLLFVLTPTFVFCYMEGWSKLEAIYFVVVTLTTVGFGDYVAGASPNQNFAAYQPLVWFWILLGLAYFASVLTTIGNWLRVVSRRTRAEMGGLTAQAASWTGTVTARVTQRVGPTAPPPLEKERPPLPPPPCTAQPASRPLSPAAPEKTEPSSPPSPPTPPTPPTASALDYPSENLAFIDESSDTQSERGCALPRAPRGRRRPLNPPRKPSRPRGPGRPRDKGVPA, encoded by the exons A TGACTGCAGCTCCCCAGGAACCCCCTGCCCAGCCTCCCCAGGCAGGCAGTGGAGTTGGCCGGGCCCCTGGGCGCGCCATGCGCAGCACCACACTACTGGCACTGCTGGCTCTGGTCCTGCTCTACCTGGTGTCCGGTGCCCTGGTGTTCCAGGCCTTGGAGCAGCCCCATGAGCAGCAGGCCCAAAGGGAGCTGGGGGAGGTGCGAGAGAAGTTCCTGAGGGCCCATCCATGTGTGAGCGACCAGGACCTGGGGCTCTTCATCAAG GATGTGGCTGATGCCCTGGGAGGGGGCGCGAACCCTGACACCAACTCAACCAGTAACAGCAACCATTCAGCCTGGGACCTGGGCAGTGCCTTCTTTTTCTCAGGCACCATCATCACAACCATCG GCTATGGCAACGCAGCCCTGCGCACAGACGCTGGGCGCCTCTTCTGCATCTTTTATGCGCTGGTGGGGATCCCGCTGTTTGGGATACTGCTGGCCGGGGTCGGGGACCGGCTAGGCTCTTCCCTGCGCCGTGGCATCGGTCACATCGAAGCCATCTTCCTG AAGTGGCACGTGCCACCGGGGCTGGTGCGAATTCTATCCGCGGTGCTCTTCCTGCTGATCGGCTGCCTGCTCTTTGTCCTTACGCCCACGTTCGTGTTCTGCTACATGGAGGGCTGGAGCAAGCTGGAGGCCATCTACTTCGTGGTGGTGACACTCACCACGGTGGGCTTCGGGGACTATGTGGCCG GGGCCAGTCCCAACCAGAACTTTGCAGCCTACCAGCCGCTGGTGTGGTTCTGGATCCTGCTCGGCCTGGCCTACTTCGCTTCAGTGCTCACCACCATCGGGAACTGGCTGCGAGTCGTGTCCCGCCGCACTCGCGCAGAG ATGGGTGGCCTCACGGCGCAGGCCGCCAGCTGGACGGGCACCGTGACCGCGCGGGTGACCCAGCGAGTTGGGCCCACGGCACCACCGCCGTTGGAGAAGGAGCGGCCACCCCTGCCTCCACCGCCTTGCACGGCGCAGCCTGCCAGCAGGCCCCTATCCCCTGCGGCCCCGGAGAAGACCGAGCCGtcctccccgccctccccgcccACGCCGCCCACGCCGCCCACGGCCTCCGCGCTGGACTACCCCAGCGAGAATCTGGCCTTTATCGACGAGTCCTCGGACACGCAGAGCGAGCGCGGCTGCGCGCTGCCCCGCGCGCCACGGGGTCGCCGCCGCCCCCTCAATCCCCCCAGGAAACCGTCGCGGCCCCGCGGCCCGGGGCGCCCCCGGGACAAAGGCGTGCCCGCGTAG
- the KCNK4 gene encoding potassium channel subfamily K member 4 isoform X2, protein MRSTTLLALLALVLLYLVSGALVFQALEQPHEQQAQRELGEVREKFLRAHPCVSDQDLGLFIKDVADALGGGANPDTNSTSNSNHSAWDLGSAFFFSGTIITTIGYGNAALRTDAGRLFCIFYALVGIPLFGILLAGVGDRLGSSLRRGIGHIEAIFLKWHVPPGLVRILSAVLFLLIGCLLFVLTPTFVFCYMEGWSKLEAIYFVVVTLTTVGFGDYVAGASPNQNFAAYQPLVWFWILLGLAYFASVLTTIGNWLRVVSRRTRAEMGGLTAQAASWTGTVTARVTQRVGPTAPPPLEKERPPLPPPPCTAQPASRPLSPAAPEKTEPSSPPSPPTPPTPPTASALDYPSENLAFIDESSDTQSERGCALPRAPRGRRRPLNPPRKPSRPRGPGRPRDKGVPA, encoded by the exons ATGCGCAGCACCACACTACTGGCACTGCTGGCTCTGGTCCTGCTCTACCTGGTGTCCGGTGCCCTGGTGTTCCAGGCCTTGGAGCAGCCCCATGAGCAGCAGGCCCAAAGGGAGCTGGGGGAGGTGCGAGAGAAGTTCCTGAGGGCCCATCCATGTGTGAGCGACCAGGACCTGGGGCTCTTCATCAAG GATGTGGCTGATGCCCTGGGAGGGGGCGCGAACCCTGACACCAACTCAACCAGTAACAGCAACCATTCAGCCTGGGACCTGGGCAGTGCCTTCTTTTTCTCAGGCACCATCATCACAACCATCG GCTATGGCAACGCAGCCCTGCGCACAGACGCTGGGCGCCTCTTCTGCATCTTTTATGCGCTGGTGGGGATCCCGCTGTTTGGGATACTGCTGGCCGGGGTCGGGGACCGGCTAGGCTCTTCCCTGCGCCGTGGCATCGGTCACATCGAAGCCATCTTCCTG AAGTGGCACGTGCCACCGGGGCTGGTGCGAATTCTATCCGCGGTGCTCTTCCTGCTGATCGGCTGCCTGCTCTTTGTCCTTACGCCCACGTTCGTGTTCTGCTACATGGAGGGCTGGAGCAAGCTGGAGGCCATCTACTTCGTGGTGGTGACACTCACCACGGTGGGCTTCGGGGACTATGTGGCCG GGGCCAGTCCCAACCAGAACTTTGCAGCCTACCAGCCGCTGGTGTGGTTCTGGATCCTGCTCGGCCTGGCCTACTTCGCTTCAGTGCTCACCACCATCGGGAACTGGCTGCGAGTCGTGTCCCGCCGCACTCGCGCAGAG ATGGGTGGCCTCACGGCGCAGGCCGCCAGCTGGACGGGCACCGTGACCGCGCGGGTGACCCAGCGAGTTGGGCCCACGGCACCACCGCCGTTGGAGAAGGAGCGGCCACCCCTGCCTCCACCGCCTTGCACGGCGCAGCCTGCCAGCAGGCCCCTATCCCCTGCGGCCCCGGAGAAGACCGAGCCGtcctccccgccctccccgcccACGCCGCCCACGCCGCCCACGGCCTCCGCGCTGGACTACCCCAGCGAGAATCTGGCCTTTATCGACGAGTCCTCGGACACGCAGAGCGAGCGCGGCTGCGCGCTGCCCCGCGCGCCACGGGGTCGCCGCCGCCCCCTCAATCCCCCCAGGAAACCGTCGCGGCCCCGCGGCCCGGGGCGCCCCCGGGACAAAGGCGTGCCCGCGTAG